Proteins found in one Herbiconiux sp. A18JL235 genomic segment:
- a CDS encoding L-rhamnose mutarotase yields MDERVCFQLQVKPERIEEYTARHAAIWPEMARALAANGWSNYSLFLRDDGLLIGYFETPSLEAAQAGMAQTEVNARWQAEMSEFFVELEGAPDTGFVRLTEVFHLEDQLPASDL; encoded by the coding sequence GTGGACGAGCGCGTGTGCTTCCAGTTGCAGGTGAAGCCCGAACGCATCGAGGAGTACACGGCGCGGCACGCGGCGATCTGGCCCGAGATGGCTCGTGCGTTGGCGGCGAACGGATGGAGCAACTACTCCCTCTTCTTGCGCGACGACGGCCTGCTCATCGGCTACTTCGAGACACCCTCGCTCGAAGCCGCCCAGGCCGGGATGGCGCAGACCGAGGTCAATGCCCGCTGGCAGGCCGAGATGAGCGAGTTCTTCGTGGAGCTCGAGGGGGCCCCCGACACCGGGTTCGTGCGCCTCACCGAGGTGTTCCACCTCGAAGACCAGCTCCCCGCATCCGACCTCTGA
- a CDS encoding DeoR/GlpR family DNA-binding transcription regulator: MASVIGAERRELLLARLQKHGVIRLEEAAAELGVSTMTVRRDLEALELEGVVVRVRGGAVATVKAQSFDERQAVDDLAKTEIARKAADLVPTSGAIAVDASSTSAHLLAQVRGVTDLVIATNSAHNHSRARSVHGARAILLGGELEPRTDSFVGPVACAAAALFNYDRFFTSASAADLERGTSETIVEEGQVKREMARASRETVLLIASAKLGQHATAAGLPWASIDIVVTELDPGHPLLEALRPLVELR, translated from the coding sequence ATGGCGTCGGTGATCGGGGCGGAGCGGCGTGAGCTGCTGCTCGCGCGGTTGCAGAAGCACGGGGTGATCCGGCTCGAGGAGGCGGCGGCCGAGCTCGGCGTCTCGACCATGACGGTGCGTCGCGACCTCGAAGCGCTCGAGCTCGAGGGTGTCGTGGTGCGCGTGCGCGGGGGAGCCGTCGCCACGGTGAAGGCGCAGTCGTTCGACGAACGGCAGGCGGTCGACGACCTCGCGAAGACCGAGATCGCCCGGAAGGCCGCCGATCTGGTGCCGACGAGCGGGGCCATCGCAGTCGACGCCTCCTCGACCTCGGCGCACCTGCTCGCCCAGGTGCGCGGTGTGACCGACCTCGTCATCGCGACGAACTCCGCCCACAACCACTCCCGCGCCCGATCTGTGCACGGCGCGCGAGCGATCCTGCTCGGAGGAGAACTCGAGCCCCGCACCGACAGCTTCGTGGGCCCGGTGGCGTGCGCCGCTGCCGCCCTGTTCAACTACGACCGCTTCTTCACCTCGGCCTCAGCCGCCGACCTCGAGCGCGGCACCAGCGAGACCATCGTGGAGGAGGGGCAGGTCAAGCGCGAGATGGCCCGCGCCTCGCGCGAGACCGTGCTGCTCATCGCCTCGGCCAAGCTCGGCCAGCACGCCACCGCGGCGGGCCTCCCCTGGGCCTCGATCGACATCGTGGTCACCGAACTCGACCCGGGTCACCCCCTCCTCGAAGCGCTCCGCCCCCTCGTCGAACTCCGCTGA
- a CDS encoding alpha/beta hydrolase, which produces MSANQPTDLLGEIYAQWTVEFQANPEMSLQLMRWVFEDWQRATTEPEGVTYRSTSIGGVPGIEVLPLDADTSKTLLFLHGGGFALGSSASHRKLAGHIAKACGAKGFVLDFRLAPEHPYPAQLDDTTAVFDALLESGVAPNDIAFVGDSAGASIAIATTLRLRDQGRPLPGAVITVSPWVDMENSGVTIETNDDTDFLIAREGLQGNIDRYLSGGASPTDPLVNPLYADFTGFPPLYIAASDTESLFHDAQRLDARARAAGVDVTFDIGEGQQHVYPLQAGNHTPADESIEAIAAWYRAH; this is translated from the coding sequence ATGTCAGCGAATCAGCCGACCGACCTGCTGGGTGAGATCTACGCGCAGTGGACGGTGGAGTTCCAGGCCAACCCCGAGATGTCCCTCCAGCTCATGCGCTGGGTGTTCGAGGACTGGCAGCGGGCGACCACCGAGCCGGAGGGCGTGACCTACCGCTCGACGAGCATCGGCGGCGTGCCGGGCATCGAGGTGCTGCCGCTCGACGCCGACACCTCGAAGACCCTGCTGTTCCTGCACGGAGGCGGCTTCGCGCTCGGCTCGTCGGCCAGCCACCGCAAGCTCGCCGGCCACATCGCGAAGGCGTGCGGGGCGAAGGGCTTCGTGCTCGACTTCCGGCTCGCACCCGAGCATCCGTACCCCGCCCAGCTCGACGACACCACCGCGGTCTTCGACGCGCTGCTCGAGTCGGGGGTCGCGCCCAACGACATCGCGTTCGTCGGCGACAGCGCCGGCGCCTCGATCGCCATCGCCACGACGCTCCGCCTGCGCGACCAGGGGCGGCCGCTGCCCGGGGCCGTCATCACCGTCTCGCCCTGGGTCGACATGGAGAACTCGGGCGTGACCATCGAGACGAACGACGACACCGACTTCCTCATCGCCCGCGAGGGCCTGCAGGGCAACATCGACCGGTACCTCTCGGGCGGGGCGTCGCCCACCGACCCGCTGGTGAACCCGCTCTACGCCGACTTCACCGGCTTCCCGCCGCTCTACATCGCCGCCTCCGACACGGAGTCGCTCTTCCACGACGCGCAGCGGCTGGATGCGCGGGCCCGCGCCGCCGGCGTCGACGTCACCTTCGACATCGGCGAGGGCCAGCAGCACGTGTACCCGCTGCAGGCGGGGAACCACACCCCGGCCGACGAGTCGATCGAGGCGATCGCCGCCTGGTATCGCGCCCACTGA
- the rhaI gene encoding L-rhamnose isomerase, protein MVTFTDIAADLERQAIELPSWAFGNSGTRFKVFGTPGTPRTPEEKIADAAQVNRYSGLAPKVAIHIPWDMVDDYAALRAFANDQGVELGTVNSNTFQSDVYKFGSLTSSDAAVRRQAIDHHLECIEIMHQTGSQDLKIWLADGTNYPGQGDIRSRQDWLAESLREIYDALGESQRLVLEYKFFEPAFYHTDVPDWGTSFAHVSALGDRAFTCLDTGHHAPGTNIEFIVAQLLRLGKLGSFDFNSRFYADDDLIVGAADPFQLFRILFEVVRGGGYDVGSPVAFMLDQCHNVEEKIVGQLRSVLNVQEMTARALLVDREALLAAQNENDVLGANAILMDAFYTDVRPALASWRESRGLPADPIAAFKASGYQEKIVAERADGVQAGWGA, encoded by the coding sequence ATGGTGACCTTCACCGACATCGCCGCCGACCTCGAGCGGCAGGCCATCGAGCTGCCCTCCTGGGCGTTCGGCAACTCCGGCACGCGCTTCAAGGTGTTCGGCACCCCCGGCACGCCGCGCACGCCCGAGGAGAAGATCGCCGACGCCGCGCAGGTGAACCGGTACTCCGGCCTCGCGCCGAAGGTGGCCATCCACATCCCCTGGGACATGGTCGACGACTACGCGGCCCTCCGCGCCTTCGCGAACGACCAGGGCGTCGAGCTCGGCACGGTGAACTCCAACACGTTCCAGAGCGACGTCTACAAGTTCGGGTCGCTCACCTCGTCGGATGCCGCGGTGCGCCGGCAGGCGATCGACCATCACCTCGAGTGCATCGAGATCATGCATCAGACCGGCTCGCAGGACCTCAAGATCTGGCTCGCCGACGGCACCAACTACCCGGGGCAGGGCGACATCCGTTCGCGGCAGGACTGGCTGGCGGAGTCGCTGCGCGAGATCTACGACGCCCTCGGGGAGTCGCAGCGGCTGGTGCTCGAGTACAAGTTCTTCGAGCCGGCGTTCTACCACACCGACGTTCCCGACTGGGGTACCTCGTTCGCGCACGTCTCGGCGCTCGGTGACCGGGCGTTCACGTGCCTCGACACGGGGCACCACGCTCCCGGCACCAACATCGAGTTCATCGTGGCGCAGCTGCTGCGGCTCGGAAAGCTCGGCTCGTTCGACTTCAACTCCAGGTTCTACGCCGACGATGACCTCATCGTGGGGGCGGCCGACCCGTTCCAGCTGTTCCGCATCCTGTTCGAGGTGGTGCGCGGGGGCGGCTACGACGTGGGGTCACCCGTGGCGTTCATGCTCGACCAGTGCCACAATGTCGAGGAGAAGATCGTGGGGCAGCTGCGCAGCGTGCTCAACGTGCAGGAGATGACCGCGCGTGCGCTGCTGGTCGACCGAGAGGCTCTCCTCGCGGCGCAGAACGAGAACGACGTGCTCGGGGCGAACGCCATCCTCATGGACGCGTTCTACACCGACGTGCGCCCCGCCCTCGCCTCGTGGCGTGAGTCGCGCGGGCTGCCCGCCGACCCGATCGCCGCGTTCAAGGCCTCGGGCTACCAGGAGAAGATCGTGGCCGAGCGCGCCGACGGCGTGCAGGCCGGCTGGGGCGCGTAG
- a CDS encoding SDR family NAD(P)-dependent oxidoreductase: protein MTGRLEGKVALITGGASGMGAATAELFAAEGASVAVTDFNASLGASVVSSITASGGVAEFYEMDVSREASVASAVSAAVDRFGGLDVLVNCAGIIGVDKPTHEVTEEEWDALFAVDVKGVFFATKHAVPHLIERGGGSIVNFSSIYGLIGNDEFTPYHVAKGAVTMQTKQDAASYGRYGIRVNSVHPSTVLTPLVEGIAAEYPGGLPAYEEMMTANQSIRRLGRPVEVAYAVLYLASDEAAWVTGVNLPLDGGYTAR from the coding sequence GTGACGGGCCGCCTAGAGGGCAAGGTCGCGCTCATCACCGGGGGTGCCTCCGGCATGGGCGCGGCCACGGCCGAGCTCTTCGCCGCCGAGGGCGCCTCGGTGGCGGTGACCGACTTCAACGCCTCGCTCGGTGCGTCGGTGGTGTCGTCGATCACCGCATCCGGAGGCGTCGCCGAGTTCTACGAGATGGACGTGTCTCGGGAGGCGAGCGTCGCATCCGCCGTCTCGGCCGCCGTCGACCGCTTCGGTGGGCTCGACGTGCTGGTGAACTGCGCCGGCATCATCGGGGTCGACAAGCCGACGCACGAGGTGACCGAGGAGGAGTGGGACGCGCTCTTCGCCGTCGACGTGAAGGGCGTGTTCTTCGCCACGAAGCACGCCGTGCCCCACCTCATCGAGCGCGGCGGCGGGTCGATCGTGAACTTCTCGTCGATCTACGGGCTCATCGGCAACGACGAGTTCACCCCGTACCACGTGGCGAAGGGGGCGGTGACGATGCAGACGAAGCAGGATGCCGCATCCTACGGCCGCTACGGCATCCGGGTGAACTCGGTGCACCCGTCGACGGTGCTCACGCCGCTCGTCGAGGGCATCGCCGCGGAGTACCCGGGCGGGCTGCCCGCGTACGAGGAGATGATGACGGCGAACCAGTCGATCCGCCGGCTCGGCCGGCCCGTGGAGGTGGCGTACGCGGTGCTGTACCTCGCCTCCGACGAGGCCGCGTGGGTGACGGGCGTCAACCTGCCGCTCGACGGGGGGTACACCGCGCGCTGA
- a CDS encoding LacI family DNA-binding transcriptional regulator, protein MATANVRDVAALANVSVGTVSNVLNHSKPVSPDTERRVLDAIDKLGFVRNDAARQLRMGRSRTVGFMVLDVANPFFTDVARGAEDTLAPLGRPLLLGNSGDARGRELAYLDLFEEQRVAGLLITPVGQVHSRLIRLRERGSPVVLVDRHDNGRSFSSVSVDDRRGGELAAAHLLDLGRTRVAFLGGPASILQVEQRARGAADAVRTRAGRATLRVLEQETMNAEGGRAGAERLLALPAAERPDAIFAANDLMALGVLQALTFAGVRVPDDIALIGYDDIFYAATAAVPLSSVRQPAREMGRAAADLLLHEIDAPTPPTEYRHVTFSPELVVRDSTAGRPTP, encoded by the coding sequence ATGGCCACCGCCAACGTGCGCGACGTCGCCGCGCTCGCGAACGTCTCGGTGGGCACCGTCTCGAACGTGCTCAACCACTCGAAGCCCGTCTCCCCCGACACCGAGCGTCGCGTGCTCGACGCCATCGACAAACTCGGCTTCGTGCGCAACGACGCCGCCCGTCAGCTCCGCATGGGCCGCAGCCGCACGGTCGGGTTCATGGTGCTCGACGTGGCGAACCCCTTCTTCACCGATGTCGCCCGCGGCGCCGAAGACACGCTCGCGCCGCTCGGCCGGCCCCTCCTCCTCGGCAACAGCGGCGATGCGCGGGGCCGCGAGCTGGCGTATCTCGACCTGTTCGAGGAGCAACGCGTCGCCGGCCTCCTCATCACCCCCGTCGGTCAGGTGCACTCGCGGCTGATCCGGCTGCGCGAACGCGGCTCCCCCGTCGTGCTCGTCGACCGGCACGACAACGGCCGCTCGTTCAGCTCCGTCTCGGTCGACGACCGGCGCGGCGGCGAACTCGCCGCCGCGCACCTGCTCGACCTGGGGCGCACGCGCGTGGCGTTCCTCGGCGGCCCCGCGAGCATCCTGCAGGTGGAGCAGCGCGCGCGAGGAGCAGCGGATGCGGTGCGCACGCGGGCGGGCCGGGCCACCTTGCGCGTGCTCGAGCAGGAGACGATGAACGCCGAGGGCGGCCGGGCCGGCGCGGAACGGCTGCTGGCCCTGCCCGCTGCCGAGCGCCCCGACGCCATCTTCGCCGCGAACGACCTCATGGCGCTCGGGGTGCTGCAGGCGCTCACCTTCGCCGGCGTGCGGGTGCCCGACGACATCGCCCTCATCGGCTACGACGACATCTTCTACGCGGCGACCGCCGCCGTACCGCTGTCGTCGGTGCGCCAGCCCGCGCGCGAGATGGGCCGCGCCGCCGCCGACCTCCTCCTGCACGAGATCGACGCCCCCACCCCGCCCACCGAGTACCGCCACGTCACCTTCTCCCCCGAGCTCGTCGTGCGCGACTCCACCGCGGGCCGCCCCACCCCCTGA
- a CDS encoding SDR family NAD(P)-dependent oxidoreductase encodes MNRLEGKVAIVTGAGRGIGRSIAESFAEEGATVIATGRAASDTSFPEGVEYHQLDVSREEDWQRVVADVIAAHGHVDVLANNAGIIAYETLHDLTVDDWNTVVAVNQTGTWLGMREVVPHMIAQGGGSIINISSIWGSVAVSGAHAYHATKGAVRNMSKSAAITYAKENVRVNSVHPGFIETPLTDAQAPEINDYVVSMTPMGRAGKPREIANGIVFLASDEASFVTGSELVIDGGYLAQ; translated from the coding sequence ATGAACCGCCTCGAGGGCAAAGTCGCCATCGTCACCGGAGCCGGCCGGGGCATCGGCCGCTCCATCGCCGAGAGCTTCGCCGAGGAGGGGGCGACGGTCATCGCGACCGGTCGTGCCGCATCCGACACCTCCTTCCCCGAGGGGGTCGAGTACCACCAGCTCGACGTCTCCCGCGAGGAGGACTGGCAGCGGGTCGTCGCCGACGTCATCGCCGCGCACGGGCACGTCGACGTGCTCGCGAACAACGCCGGCATCATCGCCTACGAGACCCTCCACGACCTCACCGTCGACGACTGGAACACGGTGGTGGCCGTGAACCAGACCGGCACCTGGCTCGGGATGCGGGAGGTGGTGCCGCACATGATCGCGCAGGGCGGCGGCTCCATCATCAACATCTCGTCGATCTGGGGCTCGGTGGCGGTGTCGGGGGCTCACGCCTACCACGCCACCAAGGGTGCGGTGAGGAACATGTCGAAGAGCGCGGCCATCACCTACGCGAAGGAGAACGTGCGGGTGAACTCGGTGCATCCAGGGTTCATCGAGACGCCGCTCACCGACGCGCAGGCGCCGGAGATCAACGACTACGTGGTCTCGATGACCCCGATGGGCCGCGCCGGGAAGCCGAGGGAGATCGCCAACGGCATCGTCTTCCTCGCCTCCGACGAGGCCAGCTTCGTCACCGGCTCGGAGCTGGTCATCGATGGAGGGTACCTGGCGCAATGA
- a CDS encoding bifunctional aldolase/short-chain dehydrogenase: protein MTSPAASDLIARSNRLGSDPKNTNYAGGNTSAKGTEIDPVTGEPVELMWVKGSGGDLGTLTEAGLAVLRVDRLRALQNVYPGVDREDEMVAAFDHTLFGKGGAAPSIDTAMHGLVDAAHVDHLHPDSGIAIATAADGEELTRKIFGDKVVWVPWRRPGFQLGLDIAAIKASNPDAVGCILGGHGITAWGDTSEESERNSLWIIDTAAAYIAEHGRPEPFGPALDGYGALPEAERRAKAAALAPTIRGIASTDKAQVGSFTDAEVVLDFLASAEHPRLAALGTSCPDHFLRTKVKPLVLDLPADASVEDSIARLKELHEEYRADYQAYYDRHADADSPALRGADPAIVLVPGVGMFSYGANKQTARVAGEFYINAINVMRGAEALSTYAPIDEAEKFRIEYWALEEAKLQRMPKPKSHATRIALVTGAASGIGKAIATRLAAEGACVVIADLDLEKAQAAAAELGGTDVSIGVQANVTSEADIAAGIQAALLQFGGLDLVVNNAGLSISKPLLETTEADWDLQHDVMAKGSFLVSKAAARVLIEQDLGGDIVYISSKNSVFAGPNNIAYSATKADQAHQVRLLAAELGEYGVKVNGINPDGVVRGSGIFAGGWGAKRAAVYGVPEEELGAYYAQRTLLKREVLPDHVANAVAVLTGSDLTHTTGLHIPVDAGVAAAFLR from the coding sequence ATGACCTCCCCCGCAGCATCCGATCTCATCGCCCGGTCGAACCGCCTCGGTTCCGACCCCAAGAACACCAACTACGCCGGCGGCAACACGAGCGCCAAGGGCACCGAGATCGACCCGGTCACCGGCGAGCCCGTCGAGCTGATGTGGGTGAAGGGCTCGGGCGGCGACCTCGGCACGCTCACCGAGGCGGGCCTCGCCGTGCTGCGGGTCGACCGCCTGCGCGCACTGCAGAACGTCTACCCCGGTGTCGACCGCGAAGACGAGATGGTCGCCGCCTTCGACCACACCCTCTTCGGCAAGGGCGGCGCCGCCCCCAGCATCGACACCGCCATGCACGGCCTCGTCGACGCCGCCCACGTCGACCACCTGCACCCCGACTCGGGAATCGCCATCGCCACCGCCGCCGACGGCGAGGAACTCACCCGGAAGATCTTCGGCGACAAGGTGGTGTGGGTGCCCTGGCGCCGCCCGGGCTTCCAGCTCGGCCTCGACATCGCCGCCATCAAGGCGTCGAACCCGGATGCGGTCGGCTGCATCCTGGGCGGTCACGGCATCACCGCGTGGGGAGACACGAGCGAGGAGTCGGAGCGCAACTCGCTCTGGATCATCGACACCGCCGCCGCCTACATCGCCGAGCACGGCCGGCCGGAGCCGTTCGGCCCTGCCCTCGACGGGTACGGTGCACTGCCCGAGGCCGAGCGCCGCGCCAAGGCTGCAGCACTCGCCCCCACCATCCGAGGCATCGCCTCGACCGACAAGGCGCAGGTGGGCTCGTTCACCGACGCCGAGGTCGTGCTCGACTTCCTGGCGAGTGCCGAGCATCCGCGGCTCGCCGCCCTCGGCACCAGCTGCCCCGACCACTTCCTGCGCACCAAGGTGAAGCCGCTCGTGCTCGATCTCCCGGCCGACGCCTCCGTCGAAGACTCGATCGCGCGCCTCAAGGAGCTGCACGAGGAGTACCGCGCCGACTACCAGGCCTACTACGACAGGCACGCCGACGCCGACAGCCCCGCGCTGCGCGGCGCCGACCCGGCGATCGTGCTGGTGCCCGGTGTCGGCATGTTCTCGTACGGCGCCAACAAGCAGACCGCGCGCGTCGCCGGCGAGTTCTACATCAACGCCATCAACGTGATGCGCGGGGCCGAGGCGCTCTCGACCTACGCGCCGATCGACGAGGCGGAGAAGTTCCGCATCGAGTACTGGGCGCTCGAGGAGGCGAAGCTGCAGCGGATGCCGAAGCCGAAGTCGCACGCCACCCGCATCGCGCTCGTCACTGGTGCGGCCTCCGGCATCGGCAAGGCGATCGCCACCCGGCTCGCCGCCGAGGGCGCCTGCGTCGTGATCGCCGACCTCGACCTGGAGAAGGCGCAGGCGGCGGCAGCCGAATTGGGCGGCACGGATGTCTCCATCGGCGTGCAGGCGAACGTCACGAGCGAGGCCGACATCGCCGCAGGCATCCAGGCCGCGCTGCTGCAGTTCGGCGGGCTCGACCTCGTCGTCAACAACGCCGGCCTGTCGATCTCGAAGCCCCTGCTCGAGACCACGGAGGCCGACTGGGACCTGCAGCACGACGTCATGGCGAAGGGCTCGTTCCTGGTGTCGAAGGCGGCGGCGCGTGTGCTCATCGAGCAAGACCTCGGCGGCGACATCGTCTACATCTCGTCGAAGAACTCGGTGTTCGCCGGCCCCAACAACATCGCCTACTCGGCGACCAAGGCCGACCAGGCCCACCAGGTGCGGCTGCTGGCCGCCGAGCTCGGCGAGTACGGGGTGAAGGTGAACGGCATCAACCCCGACGGGGTCGTGCGCGGATCGGGCATCTTCGCCGGCGGCTGGGGCGCGAAGCGCGCGGCGGTCTACGGCGTTCCCGAGGAGGAGCTCGGCGCCTACTACGCCCAGCGCACCCTGCTGAAGCGCGAGGTGCTGCCCGACCACGTGGCCAACGCGGTGGCGGTGCTCACAGGTTCCGACCTCACCCACACCACGGGCCTGCACATCCCCGTCGACGCCGGCGTCGCCGCCGCCTTCCTGCGCTGA
- a CDS encoding flavin-containing monooxygenase, translating to MTDTTRDYDAVVIGAGFSGLALLHHLREIGLKTLVVDGEDGIGGTWWVNRYPGVRTDSEFSYYSFSFSKEVREEWTWTQRYPAGAEVLSYLNFVADRLDLRKDIRLNARVDSAEYDEDANLWTVSFADGSTLTTKYLVSGMGVLSQAIYPDIPGIDSFRGEKYHTAHWPREGVDLSGKKVGLIGLGASGIQIVPVIAPEVDEFFVFQRTPNFIVETNNDAVSTEEMQYTREHYDEIYAKAAAHPFGVAMEPAEHSALEVSDEERRRIFESKWNEGGFHFANECFNDLATNHEASELASEFIRSKIREIVKDPATAELLSPTTYSFNGKRVPTGHGYYNTFNLPHVHLVDTESVPITAITEKGVKVGDTEYELDVIIFATGFDAMTGTLTNIDIKGRGGRTLREKWQEDGLKSNLGINANGFPNFFMSLGPQTPYSNLVVPIQLGAQWLQRALAWAESNGVERFEATPESEEWWAAEAERTGKATVMYSEGKKAKAWFLGENVPGKAEEFQVYMGGGQVYQQHCKELEESGYASLLWSPVASGSGSASRETAGATA from the coding sequence ATGACCGACACCACCCGTGACTACGATGCCGTGGTCATCGGGGCCGGCTTCTCCGGCCTCGCCCTCCTCCACCACCTGCGCGAGATCGGGCTGAAGACGCTCGTCGTCGACGGCGAAGACGGCATCGGCGGCACCTGGTGGGTGAACCGCTACCCGGGCGTGCGCACCGACAGCGAGTTCAGCTACTACTCCTTCTCGTTCTCGAAGGAGGTGCGCGAGGAGTGGACCTGGACCCAGCGCTACCCGGCCGGTGCCGAGGTGCTCTCCTACCTCAACTTCGTCGCCGACCGCCTCGACCTGCGGAAGGACATCAGGCTGAACGCCCGCGTCGACTCCGCGGAGTACGACGAAGACGCGAACCTCTGGACGGTGTCGTTCGCCGACGGATCGACGCTCACCACGAAGTACCTGGTCAGCGGCATGGGCGTGCTCTCGCAGGCGATCTACCCCGACATCCCCGGAATCGACAGCTTCAGGGGCGAGAAGTACCACACGGCCCACTGGCCGCGCGAGGGCGTCGACCTCTCGGGCAAGAAGGTGGGGCTCATCGGGCTCGGCGCCTCCGGCATCCAGATCGTGCCCGTCATCGCCCCCGAGGTCGACGAGTTCTTCGTCTTCCAGCGCACCCCGAACTTCATCGTCGAGACCAACAACGACGCGGTCTCCACCGAGGAGATGCAGTACACCCGCGAGCACTACGACGAGATCTACGCGAAGGCGGCAGCGCATCCGTTCGGCGTGGCGATGGAGCCGGCCGAGCACAGCGCCCTCGAGGTCTCCGACGAGGAGCGCCGGCGCATCTTCGAGTCGAAGTGGAACGAGGGCGGGTTCCACTTCGCCAACGAGTGCTTCAACGACCTCGCCACGAACCACGAGGCGTCGGAGCTGGCGTCGGAGTTCATCAGGTCGAAGATCCGCGAGATCGTGAAAGACCCGGCGACGGCCGAGCTGCTGTCGCCGACGACGTACTCCTTCAACGGCAAGCGCGTGCCCACGGGTCACGGCTACTACAACACCTTCAACCTGCCGCACGTGCACCTCGTCGACACCGAGTCGGTGCCGATCACGGCAATCACGGAGAAGGGCGTGAAGGTGGGCGACACCGAGTACGAGCTCGACGTCATCATCTTCGCCACCGGATTCGACGCCATGACCGGCACGCTCACCAACATCGACATCAAGGGCCGCGGCGGGCGCACCCTGCGCGAGAAGTGGCAGGAGGACGGACTGAAGTCGAATCTCGGCATCAACGCCAACGGGTTCCCCAACTTCTTCATGTCGCTCGGGCCGCAGACGCCGTACTCGAACCTCGTCGTGCCCATCCAGCTCGGCGCGCAATGGCTGCAGCGGGCGCTGGCCTGGGCCGAGTCGAACGGCGTCGAGCGCTTCGAGGCCACGCCGGAATCGGAGGAGTGGTGGGCCGCCGAGGCCGAGCGCACCGGCAAGGCGACGGTGATGTACTCCGAGGGCAAGAAGGCCAAGGCCTGGTTCCTCGGCGAGAACGTGCCCGGGAAGGCCGAGGAGTTCCAGGTGTACATGGGCGGCGGGCAGGTGTACCAGCAGCACTGCAAGGAGCTCGAGGAGTCGGGCTACGCGTCGCTGCTGTGGTCGCCTGTTGCGTCGGGCTCGGGCTCGGCTTCGCGGGAGACCGCGGGGGCCACGGCGTGA
- a CDS encoding ABC transporter substrate-binding protein, with protein sequence MFTKKTPLIALGAVTLLALAGCSTGSLSSDGSDAGSGGSSTDSATASEVTVGTVGVQGDIQDISNFCGDKDLTVALADGFGGNSWRKITRAIFEEEAAKCPNIKKVLYTDAQGDTQKAISDMNSLVAQGVDVIVTFVDGGEALLPTIQKATDAGVKVVPFVGSPGGTPGTDYVDFVSEDINTYGKNLAAWTIEKMGGKGNLVMLGGIAGNSYSQAVYDGVLEAVKENPDITLLNEDGPVSTDWEPGKTQQVVAGLITKYGDIDGIVADYGGGSVGGIRAFEAAGKPLPVWSANDSNEFACLWYQYKDSQPTYQVATESSRNWVVTAALHKGLAAANGLPNDEPSTYNLEIIEDSTDPAKQPKCEADLPPDAILSSGLSVDSLKKLFQ encoded by the coding sequence ATGTTCACCAAGAAGACACCGCTCATCGCACTCGGTGCGGTGACCCTGCTGGCACTGGCCGGCTGTTCCACCGGATCGCTCTCCTCCGACGGCTCCGACGCCGGTTCGGGCGGTTCCTCCACCGACTCGGCAACCGCATCCGAGGTCACCGTGGGCACCGTCGGCGTGCAGGGCGACATCCAGGACATCTCGAACTTCTGCGGCGACAAGGACCTCACGGTCGCCCTCGCCGACGGCTTCGGCGGCAACTCCTGGCGCAAGATCACCCGCGCCATTTTCGAGGAGGAGGCGGCGAAGTGCCCCAACATCAAGAAGGTCCTGTACACGGATGCGCAGGGTGACACCCAGAAGGCCATCAGCGACATGAACTCGCTGGTCGCGCAGGGCGTCGACGTGATCGTCACCTTCGTCGACGGCGGTGAGGCGCTGCTGCCCACCATCCAGAAGGCGACGGATGCGGGCGTCAAGGTGGTGCCCTTCGTCGGCTCCCCCGGTGGCACCCCCGGCACCGACTACGTCGACTTCGTGTCGGAGGACATCAACACCTACGGCAAGAACCTCGCGGCCTGGACCATCGAGAAGATGGGCGGCAAGGGCAACCTGGTCATGCTCGGCGGCATCGCCGGCAACTCCTACTCCCAGGCCGTCTACGACGGCGTGCTGGAGGCCGTGAAGGAGAACCCCGACATCACGCTCCTGAACGAGGACGGCCCGGTCTCGACCGACTGGGAGCCCGGCAAGACCCAGCAGGTGGTCGCCGGCCTCATCACGAAGTACGGCGACATCGACGGCATCGTCGCCGACTACGGCGGAGGCTCCGTCGGCGGCATCCGCGCCTTCGAGGCCGCGGGCAAGCCCCTGCCGGTGTGGTCGGCCAACGACTCGAACGAGTTCGCCTGCCTCTGGTACCAGTACAAGGACTCGCAGCCGACCTACCAGGTCGCCACGGAGTCGAGCCGCAACTGGGTCGTCACCGCAGCGCTGCACAAGGGTCTCGCCGCCGCGAACGGCCTGCCGAACGACGAGCCGTCGACCTACAACCTCGAGATCATCGAAGACTCGACCGACCCGGCCAAGCAGCCCAAGTGCGAGGCCGACCTGCCGCCGGACGCCATCCTCTCCTCCGGTCTCAGCGTCGACTCGCTGAAGAAGCTCTTCCAGTAG